One genomic segment of Paraburkholderia hospita includes these proteins:
- a CDS encoding alpha-galactosidase: MHAGPPVFQAQNDSYAFGNGAIALHWTISDRSLCGVSVADRAHGRTLAISAPFVLTFADARTLDAASLRLVAPLREEALPANPDALRKAERVAGKRVIATLGDSEQRLRVEWSVEQREGSLYLRQHLSVTALLQDEPIASVSLLHAQSRHAKKAGDLAAVPIVDGNLYLGFELPMSESEVRDGVACFSVSCALPLEKGKTLAYSAVAGVFREGQLRRDFAAYIERERARPYRPFLHYNSWYDIGFLTTYTQDQAIQRIHAVGHELHEKRGVQLDSFLFDDGWDDYSGSWSFSPAFPDGFLPLKDAAARYGAEPGVWLSPWGGYGPPRTERVTRGRAAGYETIGDGFALSGPTYYRRFHEVAMDLLTRHGVNHFKLDGTGNANRVVPGSRFNSDWDAAVELIEAMRRVKHDVFVNLSTGTQASPFWLRFVDSIWRDGADYGFAGTGSDRECWITYRDAQTYRNVVCRSPLFPLNSLMLHGIIYAQENARLNTDPGHAFSHEVQSYFGSGTQLQELYVTPSLLDERDWDVLAKAARWARANADVLSDCHWIGGAPDQLEIYGWAAWTPSKAIVTLRNPDDRANDFVLDLRMHLELPGGIAGQFCARFPFVDRDANVPTLWDADGPQTIRLDPFQVLTIELSPVVSGGL; encoded by the coding sequence ATGCACGCGGGTCCGCCCGTTTTTCAGGCGCAAAACGACAGCTACGCATTTGGCAATGGCGCGATTGCGCTGCATTGGACGATATCCGACCGTTCTCTGTGCGGTGTTTCCGTGGCGGATCGCGCGCATGGCCGCACTTTGGCTATTAGCGCGCCGTTCGTTCTCACTTTCGCCGATGCACGCACGCTCGACGCAGCCAGTTTGCGTCTCGTCGCGCCGTTGCGCGAAGAAGCACTGCCTGCCAATCCGGATGCGCTGCGCAAAGCCGAACGTGTTGCTGGCAAACGCGTGATCGCCACGCTCGGCGATAGCGAGCAACGTTTGCGTGTCGAATGGAGCGTGGAGCAGCGCGAGGGCTCGCTCTATCTTCGTCAGCATCTGTCGGTTACGGCGCTCTTGCAGGACGAACCCATCGCGTCCGTTTCGCTGTTGCATGCGCAGTCACGTCATGCAAAAAAAGCCGGCGACCTCGCAGCAGTGCCGATTGTCGACGGCAATCTCTATCTGGGCTTCGAGCTTCCCATGTCGGAAAGCGAAGTGCGCGACGGTGTCGCCTGCTTTAGCGTAAGCTGCGCACTGCCGCTCGAAAAAGGAAAAACACTCGCTTATTCGGCTGTTGCCGGGGTGTTTCGCGAAGGCCAGTTGCGTCGCGACTTCGCAGCCTATATCGAGCGCGAACGGGCGCGCCCCTACCGTCCCTTTCTGCACTACAACTCGTGGTACGACATCGGCTTTCTGACGACGTACACGCAGGATCAGGCCATCCAGCGCATTCACGCGGTCGGCCATGAACTGCACGAAAAGCGCGGCGTGCAACTCGACTCCTTCCTGTTCGACGATGGCTGGGACGACTATAGCGGCAGCTGGTCATTCAGCCCTGCGTTTCCCGATGGCTTCCTGCCTTTGAAAGACGCCGCCGCGCGATATGGCGCCGAGCCGGGCGTCTGGTTGTCGCCGTGGGGCGGCTACGGCCCGCCGCGAACGGAACGCGTGACGCGCGGCCGCGCCGCCGGATACGAGACCATCGGCGACGGATTCGCGCTCTCGGGCCCGACGTACTATCGCCGCTTCCATGAAGTCGCGATGGACCTGCTCACGCGACACGGCGTCAATCACTTCAAGCTCGATGGCACCGGAAACGCGAACAGGGTCGTGCCCGGCAGCCGCTTCAACAGCGACTGGGACGCGGCTGTCGAACTCATCGAAGCGATGCGCCGCGTCAAGCACGATGTGTTCGTCAATCTGTCGACAGGCACGCAAGCGTCGCCGTTCTGGCTGCGCTTTGTCGATTCGATCTGGCGCGACGGCGCGGATTATGGTTTTGCGGGCACAGGCAGCGATCGCGAGTGCTGGATTACGTATCGCGATGCGCAAACGTATCGCAATGTCGTGTGCCGAAGTCCGCTGTTCCCACTCAATTCACTGATGCTTCACGGCATCATTTACGCGCAGGAAAATGCTCGTCTCAATACCGATCCCGGTCATGCGTTTTCCCATGAAGTTCAATCGTACTTCGGCAGCGGCACGCAATTGCAGGAACTGTATGTCACGCCGTCGTTACTCGATGAGCGCGACTGGGACGTGCTCGCGAAGGCTGCCCGCTGGGCGCGCGCTAATGCCGACGTGCTGAGCGATTGCCACTGGATCGGCGGCGCGCCGGATCAGCTTGAAATCTACGGATGGGCCGCGTGGACGCCATCGAAGGCGATTGTCACGCTGCGCAATCCGGATGATCGCGCAAACGATTTCGTGCTCGATCTGAGAATGCATCTCGAACTGCCGGGTGGCATTGCAGGCCAGTTCTGCGCGCGCTTTCCGTTTGTCGACCGCGATGCGAACGTACCGACGCTATGGGACGCAGACGGCCCGCAAACGATTCGCCTCGATCCATTTCAGGTTCTGACGATTGAATTGTCGCCAGTAGTATCTGGCGGCCTATGA
- a CDS encoding LysR family transcriptional regulator, producing MDRIDAMKVFVATLDEGSLAGASRRLGRSPAAVSRAIAFLEAHVGSPLLHRTTRTIKLSEAGERYAAACRRILTDLEEADLLVAGERSAPRGLLNITAPVAAGQDMLRSILDDFIDEYPAVSVRLHMLDRPVSLVDEGIDVALRIAHLPDSTLIAIPVGEVRRVVTASPRYLAKHPQIREPADLEQHQIISMTHFGVDSWRFPPAEGSTVAQVVHFSPRLIVNSIDAAVASAVEGRGVTRMFSYHIAQQVKDGQLRIVLRDSEHAPLPVHLLTPHGRLSVPKVRAFVDFATPRLRRHFKQLQRITDAH from the coding sequence ATGGACCGCATCGACGCAATGAAAGTGTTCGTCGCGACGCTGGACGAAGGCAGCCTGGCGGGCGCGAGCCGCCGGCTCGGCCGTTCGCCCGCCGCGGTGAGCCGCGCCATTGCCTTCCTCGAAGCGCACGTCGGCTCGCCGCTTCTGCACCGCACCACGCGCACGATCAAGCTCAGCGAGGCGGGCGAACGCTACGCGGCAGCGTGCCGGCGCATCCTGACCGATCTGGAGGAAGCCGACCTGCTGGTAGCGGGCGAGCGTTCCGCGCCGCGCGGCCTGCTGAACATCACGGCGCCCGTCGCCGCAGGCCAGGACATGCTGCGCTCGATCCTCGACGACTTCATCGACGAGTACCCGGCCGTGTCGGTGCGCCTGCATATGCTCGACCGCCCCGTCAGTCTCGTCGACGAGGGCATCGACGTCGCGCTACGCATCGCGCATCTGCCCGATTCAACCCTGATCGCGATTCCCGTCGGCGAAGTGCGGCGCGTCGTGACGGCGTCGCCGCGCTATCTGGCGAAGCATCCGCAGATCCGCGAGCCCGCGGACCTGGAACAACATCAGATCATTTCGATGACGCACTTCGGCGTCGATTCGTGGCGCTTTCCGCCCGCCGAAGGCTCGACCGTCGCGCAGGTCGTCCATTTTTCGCCGCGCCTGATCGTCAACAGTATCGACGCCGCCGTGGCATCCGCTGTCGAAGGACGAGGCGTCACGCGCATGTTCTCCTATCACATCGCGCAGCAGGTAAAGGACGGGCAGCTGCGCATCGTGCTGCGCGACAGCGAGCATGCGCCCTTGCCCGTGCATCTTCTGACGCCCCACGGCCGCCTCTCGGTGCCGAAAGTGCGTGCCTTCGTCGATTTCGCCACGCCGCGTTTGCGCCGGCATTTCAAGCAGTTACAGCGCATCACCGACGCCCATTGA
- a CDS encoding DUF3563 family protein produces MFAYFLRIIFELLDRAEELLDRAEHSRRDTYLSSAVDLFELERRMRLIEARD; encoded by the coding sequence ATGTTCGCATACTTCCTCCGGATCATCTTCGAACTCTTGGACCGCGCAGAGGAACTGCTGGACCGCGCCGAGCACAGCCGCCGTGACACGTACCTCTCGTCGGCCGTCGATCTCTTCGAACTCGAACGCCGCATGCGGCTGATCGAGGCGAGAGATTAA
- the petA gene encoding ubiquinol-cytochrome c reductase iron-sulfur subunit — MSADADMPIDEARRRWMIVTSVAGGIAGVAVVTPFVESFRPSASALAAGAPVTVDISRLQPGDMLTAAWRGKPVFIVNRTDTMLADVRAADPLVADPQTTRPFSMPLPPYCNNEFRSRPEHSNLLVVVGVCTHLGCTPSPRFQPGPQTSLPDDWPGGFLCPCHGSTYDLAGRVFKDKPAPQNLDVPRYRFESASHVMIGADEQGEA; from the coding sequence ATGAGCGCGGACGCGGACATGCCCATCGACGAAGCACGCCGTCGGTGGATGATTGTGACATCGGTGGCGGGCGGCATTGCGGGCGTGGCCGTCGTCACGCCGTTCGTCGAATCGTTCAGGCCATCGGCGTCCGCGCTGGCGGCGGGCGCGCCCGTGACAGTCGATATCAGCCGGCTGCAGCCCGGCGACATGTTGACGGCGGCATGGCGCGGCAAGCCCGTCTTCATCGTCAATCGCACTGACACGATGCTCGCCGATGTGCGCGCCGCCGATCCGCTCGTCGCCGACCCGCAAACGACGCGGCCCTTCTCGATGCCGCTGCCGCCGTACTGCAACAACGAGTTTCGCTCGCGCCCGGAGCATAGCAATCTGCTCGTGGTGGTCGGCGTGTGCACGCATCTCGGCTGCACACCGAGTCCGCGTTTCCAGCCTGGCCCGCAAACGAGTCTTCCCGATGACTGGCCAGGCGGATTTCTTTGCCCATGTCACGGCTCGACGTATGACCTGGCAGGCCGCGTGTTCAAGGACAAACCCGCGCCGCAAAATCTCGACGTGCCGCGTTATCGATTCGAATCCGCTAGTCATGTCATGATCGGCGCAGACGAACAGGGCGAAGCCTGA
- a CDS encoding MFS transporter, with product MNSDPSVATPDRIETSSTRSNTTGASGVRPGSADFRRISIALFLAGFSTFSLLYCVQPLLPVFASEFHIGAAQSSLALSLSTGFLAFSILCAGVLSERFGRRGLIFASMTLAALFNVCAALEADWHSILVARALEGLALGGVPAVAMAYLAEEIDPRGLGLSMGLYVGGTAFGGMIGRVGMSYMSDHLSWRTAMLTIGIVDVLAAIAFVLLLPGSRNFVKRADLTAVHHIALWRKHLTAATLPAVFATGCLVMGVFVTVYNYAGFRLMAPPFDLSATQTGLIFCSYLFGIVAASGAGALADRCGRGPVLTAGVMVAALGLALTLMHALVPVVLGIIVLTIGFFITHSVASGWVGQLADGAKGHATSLYLLAYYLGSSVLGSWGGWFWQNGAWPSVAGFGFAMLAVCGTLTLYVARANARRIRVNARAR from the coding sequence ATGAACTCCGATCCATCCGTTGCCACGCCCGATCGCATCGAAACATCCAGCACACGTTCCAACACCACCGGCGCATCCGGCGTGCGGCCCGGCTCGGCGGACTTTCGCCGCATCAGCATCGCGCTCTTTCTTGCGGGCTTCTCCACGTTCTCGCTGCTGTATTGCGTGCAGCCGTTGCTGCCTGTTTTCGCCAGCGAATTTCATATCGGCGCGGCGCAAAGCTCGCTCGCGCTATCGCTCTCGACAGGTTTCCTCGCGTTCTCGATTCTCTGCGCAGGCGTGCTATCGGAGCGGTTCGGCAGACGCGGCCTGATCTTCGCATCGATGACGCTCGCCGCGCTCTTCAACGTCTGCGCCGCGCTCGAAGCGGACTGGCACAGCATTCTCGTGGCCCGCGCGCTGGAAGGGCTGGCGCTCGGCGGCGTGCCCGCCGTCGCGATGGCGTATCTCGCGGAGGAGATCGATCCGCGCGGGCTGGGGCTTTCGATGGGGCTCTATGTCGGCGGGACGGCGTTCGGCGGAATGATCGGGCGCGTGGGCATGAGTTACATGAGCGATCATCTGTCGTGGCGCACGGCGATGCTGACCATTGGTATTGTCGACGTGCTGGCCGCTATCGCGTTCGTGTTGCTGTTGCCAGGCTCACGCAATTTCGTGAAACGCGCGGACCTCACTGCTGTTCATCACATCGCGCTGTGGCGCAAACATCTGACGGCCGCGACATTGCCCGCCGTGTTCGCAACAGGCTGCCTCGTCATGGGCGTGTTCGTCACCGTCTACAACTACGCGGGCTTTCGGTTGATGGCGCCGCCGTTCGATCTCAGCGCGACGCAAACCGGCCTGATCTTCTGTTCGTATCTGTTCGGTATCGTCGCCGCATCCGGCGCGGGCGCGCTGGCCGATCGCTGCGGGCGCGGGCCGGTCCTGACTGCGGGCGTCATGGTGGCCGCGTTGGGACTTGCGTTGACGCTGATGCATGCGCTCGTACCTGTCGTGCTCGGCATCATCGTGCTGACTATCGGCTTCTTCATCACGCACTCGGTGGCGAGCGGCTGGGTCGGACAACTCGCCGATGGCGCAAAGGGTCACGCGACCTCGCTGTATCTGCTTGCGTACTATCTCGGTTCAAGCGTGCTCGGCTCGTGGGGCGGCTGGTTCTGGCAAAACGGCGCATGGCCGTCCGTCGCCGGATTTGGCTTTGCAATGCTCGCCGTCTGCGGCACGCTTACGTTGTACGTCGCACGCGCGAATGCGCGCAGAATTCGCGTGAACGCGCGCGCTCGCTGA
- a CDS encoding antibiotic biosynthesis monooxygenase family protein, with amino-acid sequence MFIAMNRFKVALGSESAFEEVWTTRDTHLKDVPGFVEFHLLKGPQRDDHVLYSSHTVWANRPAFEAWTQSEAFRAAHRNAGSESRALYLGHPEFEGFEVLQTVK; translated from the coding sequence ATGTTCATTGCAATGAACCGGTTCAAAGTGGCGTTGGGTTCGGAAAGCGCCTTCGAGGAAGTATGGACGACGCGGGACACGCATCTGAAGGACGTGCCCGGGTTTGTCGAGTTTCATCTGCTGAAGGGACCGCAACGCGACGACCACGTGCTGTATTCGAGTCACACTGTGTGGGCGAATCGCCCGGCGTTCGAGGCGTGGACACAGTCGGAAGCGTTTCGCGCCGCGCACCGGAATGCAGGAAGCGAGTCGCGCGCGCTCTATCTCGGGCATCCGGAGTTCGAGGGATTCGAGGTGCTCCAGACCGTGAAGTAG
- a CDS encoding YbfB/YjiJ family MFS transporter, translated as MQDAAIRITKPPAFNITRGTVAGASASLVGIGLARFAYTPLLPAIIDAHWFAASTAAYLGAANLGGYLAGALLGGYLARRANATHVLRAMMLLATIAFVACAFPLSFSWFFVWRFASGLSGGALMVLAAPTVLAHVPPSRRGLVSGAIFAGIGLGIAASGTIVPLLLLQGVKQTWLGLAAIALLLTLAAWNGWPKHDAHAHTAPAHHAKHRKHSGFTLRALYAEYALNAIGLVPHMLFLVDFVSRGLGKGLDTGAQYWVLFGLGAIAGPLLSGHLADRAGFGPALRVAFVIQIVAVVLPLIGTSPALLIVSSVLMGAAVPGIVPLALGRVNELLAHHPAAQKGAWSTATTGFAVLQAGAAYGMSFLFTQNGGNYQMLFAIGAAALALALSVDLFAALRGNPENS; from the coding sequence ATGCAGGACGCAGCTATCAGGATCACGAAGCCACCCGCCTTCAACATCACGCGCGGCACGGTGGCAGGCGCGAGCGCAAGCCTCGTCGGGATTGGCCTTGCGCGCTTCGCGTATACACCGCTTCTTCCCGCCATCATCGACGCGCACTGGTTTGCGGCATCGACGGCCGCGTATCTCGGCGCAGCGAATCTGGGCGGCTATCTGGCGGGCGCGCTGCTCGGCGGCTATCTCGCCAGGCGCGCGAATGCAACGCACGTATTGCGCGCGATGATGCTGCTGGCAACGATTGCGTTCGTCGCTTGCGCGTTTCCGTTGTCGTTTTCGTGGTTCTTCGTATGGCGCTTCGCGTCGGGCCTTTCGGGCGGCGCACTGATGGTGCTGGCCGCGCCGACTGTGCTCGCGCATGTGCCGCCGTCGCGCCGTGGCCTCGTGAGCGGCGCGATTTTCGCAGGCATCGGCCTCGGCATCGCGGCGTCCGGCACGATCGTGCCACTGTTGCTGCTTCAAGGGGTCAAGCAAACCTGGCTCGGTCTCGCCGCCATCGCCCTGCTGCTGACCCTCGCCGCATGGAACGGCTGGCCCAAGCATGACGCCCATGCGCATACGGCGCCCGCGCATCACGCGAAGCACAGGAAGCACAGCGGCTTCACGTTGCGCGCGCTGTATGCGGAGTACGCGCTCAACGCGATCGGCCTCGTTCCGCACATGCTGTTTCTCGTCGATTTCGTATCGCGCGGTCTCGGCAAGGGGCTCGATACGGGCGCGCAATACTGGGTGCTGTTCGGCCTCGGCGCGATCGCCGGTCCGTTATTGAGCGGACACCTCGCCGACCGCGCGGGCTTCGGCCCTGCGTTGCGCGTCGCGTTCGTGATCCAGATCGTCGCCGTCGTATTGCCGCTGATCGGCACGAGTCCCGCGCTGCTGATCGTGTCCAGCGTGCTGATGGGCGCGGCCGTGCCGGGTATCGTGCCGCTCGCGCTCGGCCGTGTGAACGAACTGCTCGCACATCACCCCGCTGCGCAAAAAGGCGCATGGAGCACGGCCACCACCGGCTTCGCGGTGTTGCAGGCGGGCGCTGCATACGGCATGTCGTTCCTCTTCACACAGAACGGCGGCAACTACCAGATGTTGTTCGCGATCGGCGCAGCGGCGCTCGCGCTTGCGCTGTCCGTCGACCTGTTCGCCGCGCTTCGCGGCAACCCGGAGAACAGTTAA
- a CDS encoding MFS transporter, with translation MNQPMTTVAMRTAPDVASLGYTERNQQHWMRNLLVCVFGSFTTLVSLSMLLPFLPLYVKQLGVESQADVIQWSGVAFGATFLGTAVTAPLWGRLADRYGRKPMLIRAAVGMAVVMSLIGIAHNVYELVGLRLIAGLVGGYASASTVMVGTQAPRERAGWALGLLSTGALAGALVGPLIGGFLPGWLGIRGTFFAGGAVIAVAALLTIFVVKEDFHPATDSKRKAASGATATHSTRTHYAVIGALLATAMMVLLANMSIEPVITVYVGGLGVGPDQLARIAGVVMACSAFGSMLTAARLGALADRIGGWNVIIGCLIVTGLLMLPQAFVHQWWQLAALRALMGMSLAGLLPAIAKLARHAVDESKTGQMLGYLQSAQFSGQVIGPVIGGQIAVHFGMHSVFFVTGSLLVVCAGFAQWARGR, from the coding sequence ATGAACCAGCCCATGACCACCGTTGCGATGCGCACCGCGCCGGACGTCGCCTCACTTGGCTACACGGAGCGCAATCAGCAGCACTGGATGCGCAATCTGTTGGTCTGCGTATTCGGCTCTTTCACGACGCTCGTCAGCCTCAGCATGCTGCTGCCGTTTCTGCCGCTCTACGTGAAGCAACTCGGCGTCGAATCGCAGGCAGACGTGATCCAGTGGTCGGGCGTCGCGTTCGGCGCGACCTTCCTCGGCACCGCCGTCACCGCGCCGCTGTGGGGGCGTCTGGCCGACCGCTATGGCCGCAAGCCGATGCTGATTCGCGCCGCCGTCGGCATGGCCGTGGTGATGTCGCTGATCGGCATTGCGCACAACGTGTACGAGCTGGTCGGCTTGCGTCTGATCGCGGGTCTGGTGGGCGGGTACGCGTCGGCCTCGACGGTCATGGTCGGCACGCAGGCGCCGCGCGAGCGCGCTGGCTGGGCGCTCGGCCTGCTGTCGACGGGTGCGCTGGCGGGCGCGCTGGTCGGCCCGCTGATCGGCGGCTTTCTGCCGGGCTGGCTCGGCATCCGCGGCACGTTCTTCGCGGGCGGTGCGGTGATCGCCGTGGCGGCGCTGCTGACGATCTTCGTCGTCAAGGAAGACTTCCACCCCGCCACCGATTCGAAGCGCAAAGCCGCCAGCGGCGCGACAGCCACGCACTCGACTCGCACTCACTATGCGGTGATCGGCGCATTGCTCGCCACAGCGATGATGGTGCTGCTCGCCAACATGTCGATCGAGCCGGTGATTACCGTGTATGTCGGCGGCCTCGGCGTCGGGCCGGATCAACTGGCGCGCATTGCGGGTGTCGTGATGGCCTGCTCCGCGTTCGGCAGCATGCTGACGGCAGCGCGGCTCGGCGCGCTCGCGGACCGGATCGGCGGGTGGAATGTGATTATTGGTTGCCTGATCGTCACGGGCCTGCTGATGCTTCCACAAGCGTTCGTTCATCAATGGTGGCAACTCGCTGCGCTGCGCGCGCTGATGGGCATGTCGCTCGCGGGGCTGTTGCCCGCCATTGCGAAGCTCGCGCGCCATGCCGTCGATGAGAGCAAGACGGGTCAGATGCTCGGCTATCTGCAGTCCGCGCAGTTCAGCGGACAGGTGATCGGCCCGGTGATCGGCGGACAGATTGCCGTCCATTTCGGCATGCACTCCGTGTTCTTCGTCACCGGCTCGCTGCTGGTCGTGTGCGCGGGGTTCGCGCAATGGGCGCGCGGGCGGTAG
- a CDS encoding SDR family NAD(P)-dependent oxidoreductase, producing the protein MGAEQKVVIVTGASQGIGAGVVKAYRDRNFRVVATSRSIQPSDDPDIATVQGNIADAKTAQQVVAIALERFGRIDTLVNNAGIFIAKPFDAYTPEDYDAVMATNVNGFFHITQRVLTEMKKKRSGHVVNITASLVDRPRAGLPAAMAALTKGGLNAVTRSLAIEYAPLGIRVNAVAPGVIKTPMHPRERHEALARFHPIGHLGEVTDIAEAVLYLESAGFVTGEILHVDGGSNVGS; encoded by the coding sequence ATGGGTGCCGAACAGAAAGTGGTGATCGTTACGGGCGCGTCGCAGGGCATTGGCGCGGGGGTGGTCAAAGCGTATCGCGACCGCAATTTCCGCGTAGTCGCAACGTCGCGCTCGATCCAGCCAAGCGACGATCCTGACATTGCCACTGTGCAAGGCAACATCGCCGATGCGAAGACCGCGCAACAGGTCGTCGCCATCGCGCTGGAGCGCTTTGGCCGGATCGACACGCTGGTCAACAACGCGGGCATTTTCATCGCAAAGCCCTTCGACGCCTACACGCCCGAAGACTACGACGCCGTCATGGCGACCAACGTCAACGGCTTCTTCCATATCACGCAGCGCGTGCTGACGGAGATGAAGAAGAAACGCAGCGGCCATGTGGTGAACATCACGGCGAGCCTCGTGGATCGGCCACGCGCCGGACTGCCCGCAGCGATGGCTGCGTTGACCAAAGGCGGGCTGAATGCCGTGACGCGATCGCTGGCAATCGAATATGCGCCGCTAGGCATTCGCGTGAATGCGGTCGCGCCGGGCGTCATCAAAACACCGATGCATCCGCGCGAGCGACACGAAGCACTCGCACGTTTTCATCCGATCGGGCACCTCGGCGAAGTGACGGACATTGCGGAAGCCGTGCTTTATCTGGAATCGGCGGGCTTCGTGACAGGCGAGATTTTGCACGTCGACGGCGGCAGCAACGTCGGTTCTTGA
- a CDS encoding VOC family protein: MIDHLDHLVLTCTNAEATTKFYTQVMQMQLETFGAGRIAFRFGNQKINLHVRGSEFEPKAHLPVPGALDLCFIASVPLDQVVAHLAACNWPIIEGPVERTGATQKIRSVYVRDPDLNLIEISELMG, translated from the coding sequence ATGATCGACCATCTCGACCATCTGGTGCTGACCTGCACCAATGCAGAAGCCACGACGAAGTTCTACACGCAGGTCATGCAGATGCAACTGGAGACATTCGGCGCCGGGCGTATCGCCTTTCGCTTCGGCAACCAGAAGATCAATCTGCATGTGCGCGGCAGCGAATTCGAGCCGAAGGCGCATTTGCCCGTGCCGGGCGCGCTGGACCTGTGCTTTATCGCATCGGTGCCGCTCGATCAGGTCGTCGCGCATCTCGCGGCATGCAACTGGCCGATTATCGAAGGGCCCGTCGAACGAACGGGCGCGACGCAGAAGATACGCTCCGTGTATGTGCGGGACCCCGATCTGAACCTGATCGAGATTTCCGAACTGATGGGCTAG
- a CDS encoding LysR family transcriptional regulator, with the protein MELRHLRYFVEVASERNFTRAAEKLGIGQPPLSQQIKSLERELGVELFRRTAHGAELTGAGEAFLIEAQRVLGGAQRAAQAAQRAARGETGRLRIGFTGSAAFNPVVPALIQRFKSRYPTVDLTLEEANTPALLQRLLDDEIDAVFFRPGTTLPEHVQTHRFADEPMKIVLPSTHPLAAKKRLPLTALADEPFVLVPGPAGVTLHDEIVRACGEAGFSPHLAQPAPQVSSVINLVAAGLGVSIVPAAIAQVQVKGVRYVDVQGAKMRARLALGWREGDASATLGNLVGLL; encoded by the coding sequence ATGGAACTGCGTCATTTACGATATTTCGTCGAGGTTGCAAGTGAGCGCAACTTCACGCGCGCGGCTGAAAAGCTCGGCATTGGACAGCCGCCGCTCAGTCAGCAGATCAAGAGCCTTGAGCGCGAGTTGGGCGTCGAGCTGTTCCGTCGAACCGCGCATGGCGCCGAGCTGACGGGCGCGGGCGAAGCGTTTCTGATCGAAGCGCAGCGCGTGCTGGGCGGCGCGCAACGCGCGGCGCAAGCGGCGCAGCGGGCCGCGCGTGGCGAGACGGGACGGCTGCGTATCGGCTTCACGGGGTCGGCGGCGTTCAATCCCGTTGTGCCCGCGCTGATTCAGCGTTTCAAGAGCCGCTATCCGACCGTCGATCTGACGCTCGAAGAAGCGAATACGCCAGCGCTGCTGCAACGCCTGCTCGATGACGAGATCGATGCCGTGTTTTTCAGGCCCGGAACCACTTTGCCGGAGCACGTGCAGACGCATCGCTTTGCGGATGAGCCGATGAAAATCGTGCTGCCGTCAACGCATCCGCTCGCAGCCAAGAAGCGCTTGCCGTTGACGGCGCTGGCCGACGAACCATTCGTGCTTGTGCCAGGACCGGCGGGCGTCACGCTTCACGATGAAATCGTCCGCGCGTGCGGCGAGGCGGGCTTCAGTCCGCACCTCGCGCAGCCTGCGCCGCAGGTGTCGTCGGTGATCAATCTGGTGGCGGCGGGCCTCGGCGTGTCCATCGTGCCCGCCGCGATTGCGCAGGTGCAGGTGAAGGGCGTGCGTTACGTCGATGTGCAGGGCGCGAAAATGCGGGCGCGTCTAGCGTTGGGATGGCGTGAAGGGGACGCGTCCGCGACGCTCGGCAATCTGGTCGGATTGCTGTGA